CCCGGCATCAATATTGTTCATGGACTTATGGGCGAATCTAAAAAGACATTTGAACTAAACTTCGAGTTTCTCAAAAAGGTGCTTGATGAAGACCTGCTGCTTCGCAGGATAAATATACGCCAGGTCATGGCATTCCCAGGCACCCGCATGTATGGCAACGATGAACTTGTAAGGAAGCACAAGCAGATATTCCTGAAATATAAAGAAATGATCCGAAAGGAGATCGATATGCCAATGCTCAAAAAGATAATTCCGGCAGGCACCGTCCTGAAGGATGTGATGTGCGAGGTCAATAGCGAAAGAATTTGCTTTGGCCGGCAGATGGGATCATATCCGCTTCTTGTAGGAATTCCTGCAAACCAGCAACTTGGAGAATATATAGATGTTACAATAACCAGGCATGGCCATCGTTCTATTACAGGAGTTCCTTATCCCCTTAATATAAATACAGCTCCATTATCACTTATACAGGAACTCCCGGGAATAGGAAAAAAGCAGGCTATCCTGATCAACCAGGGATCACCATTCAAAAATTCGGATGATTTTACCGAAAGGACAGGAAAGAAAGAAATACTTCCATACATCAGCTTCTAAAAGCTTATTTAAGGAAGTTCTTGATAAAATCAGCATCCTTTAAAATCTTGAAGCTGACAAAACCACCTACAAAGACATTCATATAGAATGTGAAAGCCCTCCAGGCGATCACTACTATTCCCAGTAGTGAAGAGGGGATGAAAAGAGAGAAAGCAGTTGTCCCGGCAAATTCGGCAACCCCGCTTGCACCAGGTGTTGCAGGAATAAGAAGCAAGATCATAATTATTACCTGAGAGGCAAATACAAGAAGCGGATCAGGATGTTGATTAAGGCCAAGAAGTATCACATATAGCATGGAGAAATCCACGAACCAAAAGGCCACCGTAAGAAATATACCTAAAGCAAGCCCACGTCTGCCCTCATTTAACAATATTGAGATACTATCGTGGAAATGATCAAGCTCCGTGTCTACCTTCTTCATAATTTTATCAATTGCTGCATCTGTCCTTTTTCCAAGAAAAGGAGCCAGCTTATTTACTAAAAAGAAAACGACTTTTTTAGTTGGTTCTGGTTTCCACACAGCATACAATGTAAGAAATAGTATGAACATTAGCATGATCTCGGCAAAAATGAACATGGCATCAAAAACTGAATCGTCAAGAATACCACGTATTATGTAGATGGAAAACGGTGCCAAAGCCAGAATCAGTATGCCATCAAGTACCCGTTCACCAAAAACAACCGCAGTTGCTCGACCAAGAGGTATGTTCTCTTCGTGAAGAAGATGAATCCTGAGAGGTTCACCACCCAGAGACGAAGGTGTAATAGAAGCGGCAAGAGTGCTGGATGTAACAATCTCACAAGCCCTGATATAACTAACATCGAATCCCAGTGCCTTACAAAGAGAACGGGTACGCATACCCCATACAACATAACTAAGGATATGTACGCACGCAGCCGCAAGGATATATGATGGTTTGATCTGCATTACAGCAGCAAGAGTGTCTGAATCAAAAGTAAAGGCTATTACTATCAACCCTGATACAAGGCTTATTAGCAACGAAATGATAATCCATTTCTCGATCTTGTTCATGACCCCAACCTGTGCATAAATGTATGATGTGTATGTGAATCACTACATACACTCAATATTATCATTGATTACAACACAATTAACTCACTTACCAAGCATATCCTCTTTTACTTTTGTTCCTTCTGAGATAGAAAGTTTTGGCCAGATCCGTACATTAGAATGAACTGTAACATCACTTTCGATCTTAACTTCCGGACCTATCACGGTGCCATTCTCAAGGCTGCAATTATTGCCAACTGTAGTAGCATTATCTATGATAGAACCGGAAACATTGGAATTGCGACCAATGCTGACATCATTAAAAATATAGGAAGACAGAATCCTGGTATCGTTATTTATCGTACAGTTAGAACCAATAGTAGTATACGGACCGATAAGGACGTTATCACCAATTGTAGTGTTCTCACCAATAACAATAGGACCAACTATAGCAGAATTTGATCCTACGGTCACATTGTGACCAAGGGAAACAGGACCTTTAATGCGAGCATCCAGTGTCTTGAAATGACCTTCTATAGTAGTACCGGGGAGAGATTCCAGCATCCACCTCTGTGCCTGCCTGTAAGCCTGCGGACTTCCAACATCAGTCCATCTGCCCCTTGCAAGAATACCATTTATCTTCCTTTTTTTAGCGAGAATATCAGGGAACAGGTCTTTTGCAAAATCATATTGTTTACCTTCCGGGATCCAGTCGAATATTTCAGGATCACATACATAGATACCCGTACTTGCAAGATTACTGAATATTTCACCAGGCCCTGGTTTTTCGAGGAAACGTCTGATCCTGTTGTTCACATCCATATCCGCGATACCAAACTCGCGAGGATCGTCGATAGATAAAAGGCCTATTGTGACAAGAGCATCGGTCATCTCATGGAACCTGTACATTTCCCTTAGGTTCAGGTTGAGTACGTGATCGCCTCCCAGAATAATGAAAGGACTGTCGCGGAGATATTCCTCTGCATTTTTAACGCCTCCGGCAGTTCCCAGTTTTTCCTTTTCATATACGTAATCTATATGAACTCCGAATATTCGCCCATCACCCAACTGCTCCTCGATCTTTTCAGCCATATATCCGAGAGTGATAACTATATCATTGAAACCTTCTTTTGAAAGGTGCTCTATCAAATGTACGACAGATGGTTTGTTCAGAATAGGAATGCTTGGTTTTGGCCGGGCAAAAGTTAAGGGACGAAGCCTTGTCCCCTCGCCACCACACATAATACAGGCTTTCATAATTTAGTATGAGGGTATTTTTTACTTATATGCTTAGCGGATTATTTTTCTAAAAAAGATAGTATATGACAACAATTAAAGAACTGTGACATCACTGCTGCTATCCACCACAACCTCTAGCTCGCCCTCGTATTCAGACACTGTTCCAAATACCAGCACCCTGTCATTTACATTTACTGCAGAATCAACTTCTTTTGAGCCGCTGCCGGAAGGTACGAACACCTTGACAACACCTGAACCATAATCCACATCCATTAGCAAATGGTCACCTGAATAAGTAAAGCGTTTTGTAAGGACGTCACCTTCAAGCCTTACCTTATCCCCGGTAAGTGAAGATGAACTAAAAGCAGTAGCCTCATCATTTGCGGGAGTTCCAGAGCAGAAAAAAGTGTATGCAATGGCCAGAGAAAAAAGAGCCATGCATAATAGGATCACTACGATCTTTTCTTCTTTTTCCATGATCTTGCCTAATCAGGTGTTTTGCGGATCTTCTATAGAGACAAGTTCAATGTCAAAGATAAGGGTCTTGCCGGCAAGATGATGATTGAAGTCAACAGTCACATTTGCATCTGTTATGTTAACAATCGTACCCTGATAACCCTGGGAAGTTATCTTTTGCCCCATTACAGGAGTCATATTTGCTGCTGCAAAGTCATCAACTGAAAAATTGATTATAGCATCTCCACGAACATCACCGTAAGCTTTCTCCGGAGGAAGCGTGATGGTTTTCTTCTCCCCTACCTGCATACCGATGACCGCTTCATCAAAACCATCGATCATCTGACCGGCACCTGCAACAAATGTAAGTGGCTCATATCCCCTTAGAGGATTGTAAATACCATTTGCCTCAGCAATATCCATTTCAGAGGTGTCAAAAACAGTTCCATCTTCAAGCATACCTGTATAATTAACAGAGATAGTATCACCCGCTTGCACTGCCCGGGAACTGTCAGAATCTGTGCAGCCACTTGTCAGTAGCATACATATAAGGAGTAAAAAAAGGAATATTTTTTTCACATGATCACCAATTAAGTTAGTTAATACATTTCATAACACAAGAAGCAGACATTACATCCCACATCAAGAATTATTTTACCGACATACAAGAGTATGTTTTTGCTATATAAGATTACTGAAAATATCTGACATAACAATTTTGCTGTTAATTCATGTATTTACGATTATAAATTCCCAAGAAAAGATTAATATATAAAGGGTTACTATAATTATTGTGCAACTGTTACATGTAATACATCTCATAAACATATACGCTGGTGAGGCTGATGCGGCAAACATCCACTATTAAAAAGTTAATTTCATACACAAATGCTCAAATCGGAATAGGAACTCTTATCATATTTATTGCAATGGTTCTGGTTGCAGCTGTTGCCGCCGCAGTACTGATCACTACCTCAGGAGTCCTTCAGCAGGAAGCGCAGTATACAGGAAGAGAAGCAACCAAAGAAGTTTCATCTAACCTGATGATACAGAAGATCGAAGGATTCCGGTCAAAGAACAGCAGTACTGATATGGGAAATACTATTGACCTGTTGAAAATAACCCTTGGATTGCGCGCTGCCAGTGACCCTGTTGACCTTTCTGCAGTAATTATCAGTATTACAGACGGATACCAGACTAACAATGTGATATATGCAGGTAACAAGAATAGCCTTGCGCCACGTGCGGACTTTGACGGAAACATGTCAGGATTCAGTACGGACAAGGATGTAAACCTCTACAAGCTACTGACAGAGAATACAACCATAGGTAATACGGAAATTAATGTAACCTATACAAATGCAAAATACTATTTTACAGTTGATACTATCAGAGATGAAGACGACTCTTTCTCACAGAACTCCCCTGTAATTACAACAGGAGATTTTGTGGTGATCTATGTATCTACAGTATCACCAACATCAGTCAGCACAGGATACGCAACACTCTGCGAGATGAATGTCACATCTTCACTGCAATCCTCAGGTCTTAACTTAATACCCCGCTCATCAATAACTCTTGCAATGACACCAGAAGCAGGCGCGTCAACAAATGCAGACTTTATTCTCCCTACAACTTTTGGAAGTTACGAGGCAGTACAACTTTACCCGTAACAATAGATGCGTCTTACAAATAAGAATTGTGAAAAATAGTTAGTGGACTGGTCGGGAATTGAACCCGAGGCCTCTACCATGCCAAGGTAGCGATCTTCCCCTGATCTACCAGCCCGGAAATATCAAGTGTTAGAACACATTATCTTTCATAAAGGTAACGCCATAAAATAAAAACAACCAGGCCCATTCTAAAAAAATTTTTTCGATTTTGGATTCCAGGCGAAAGGTTAAAGTATCGGTGTGCGTATTAGGAGTGTCGCGTGATGAATGCGACACACAAAACGCATAACACAGGCAAATTGGGCCCGTAGCTTAGCTAGGTGGAGCGCACGGCTGATAACCGTGAGGCCCTGAGTTCGAATCTCAGCGGGCCCACCAATCAAACCTGTGATCCCTTTTTGATTTAAACTGTCTTTTAGTTTGTCATCAACTATTATTTACTAGGATTCTGTATTTACTAAAATCCTGTGATTTCAACATTGTGCTGATTTTAGTTGCTCCGGTTTTTGTCCACTATAGTCCACATATTCTTCCGCTATTTCTTTTTATAACCACCTCATATTTTCAGAGAATCGTTATCTTATTGCAGAAAATATATCATTAAAAATAGATGTTGAAGACTTACTATTTTAATATAAAAAATATTAATATATAATAACTACTTATAATAGTGACTAGTGTAAACAATATTTCAGGGCACAGGCAGGACTAAAATACACTATACCAAAATTCCAAAAACAGAACACCTGTACGAAAAACCCTGAAAATACGAATCCGAACAAAACGAAACAATTCATATAATCGGTGATTTACAATGAGAGAGAAAAAACCAAGCGGCATGAGTGAAAAGGAGTATGAGATCGTAGAGTTGCTCAGGAAATTAGATATAAACAGACCTGTAGCCCTGACTCTTGCCTGCCTCTCCAGTGGAGACGAAATAACCTCCCGTGAAATTGAGAAAAATTCCAGTCTCAGGCAACCTGAAGTAAGTATTGCAATGAGATACCTGAAAGATAACAATTGGGTGGATATTCGGGAAGAGAAGAAAACAGAAGGAAAGGGCAGACCTGTAAAACTTTACAGACTTGTCACACCACTGGAAGAGATCGTGCAGAGCATTGAGCAGAGAGTGCTCCTTGAAAGCAGATATGTACTCAATAATATTGAAAAGCTGAAAAGGCTTGCATAATATATTCAAAATTAAATTTGCTGCTATATGCAGCAAAAACTATTTTTTACAGATAGAGCATATCATCAGATAGTAATGCTTCTATCGAAGATTTTAAGTTGATAAGGTAGTGTATCATCGCTGTTACACTAATTTACAATCAAATTTGCAATTATGATAATGGAGTTAATCTTTTGAGCACTATAAGTGAGAAAATCTTTAGCCGTGCATCCGGCAAGAATGCGAAAGCAAACTACTTTGTCATCGCAGACGTGGATTATGCCATGGCACATGACGGCACAAGTGTACTTGCGGTAAAATCATTCAAGGAGATGGAACAGGAAAAGGTCTGGAACCCTGATAAGATAATCATTCCTTTTGACCACCTGACACCTGCAAACACAGATGTGACTGCCGCACTTCACCACGAGATCCGCGAGTGGATCAAAGAGCAGAAGATCAGTAACTTTTACGATGTAGGCGAGGGAATATGCCATCAGTTACTCCCGGAGAACGGATTTGCCCTTCCCGGAAAACTTGTTGTTGGCGCAGATTCACATTCCTGTACCTACGGTGCATTCGGAGCTTTTGGAACCGGCGTCGGTGCCACTGACATGTCAGAGATATTCGCATCAGGAAAACTCTGGTTCAAAGTCCCTGAAAGCATAAAGATCACAGCAGACGGCACTTTTAAAGATGGAGTTTATGCTAAAGACCTCATACTCAAGACAATAGGCACACTTGGAGTTGCAGGTGCAACCTACAAGGCTGCCGAATTCTATGGAACCGCCATTGATTCCATGTCCATGTCAGGCCGCATGACCCTTAGTAACATGGCTATTGAAAT
The sequence above is a segment of the uncultured Methanolobus sp. genome. Coding sequences within it:
- a CDS encoding transcriptional regulator — translated: MREKKPSGMSEKEYEIVELLRKLDINRPVALTLACLSSGDEITSREIEKNSSLRQPEVSIAMRYLKDNNWVDIREEKKTEGKGRPVKLYRLVTPLEEIVQSIEQRVLLESRYVLNNIEKLKRLA
- a CDS encoding flagellin — translated: MVLVAAVAAAVLITTSGVLQQEAQYTGREATKEVSSNLMIQKIEGFRSKNSSTDMGNTIDLLKITLGLRAASDPVDLSAVIISITDGYQTNNVIYAGNKNSLAPRADFDGNMSGFSTDKDVNLYKLLTENTTIGNTEINVTYTNAKYYFTVDTIRDEDDSFSQNSPVITTGDFVVIYVSTVSPTSVSTGYATLCEMNVTSSLQSSGLNLIPRSSITLAMTPEAGASTNADFILPTTFGSYEAVQLYP
- a CDS encoding OB-fold nucleic acid binding domain-containing protein — translated: MEKEEKIVVILLCMALFSLAIAYTFFCSGTPANDEATAFSSSSLTGDKVRLEGDVLTKRFTYSGDHLLMDVDYGSGVVKVFVPSGSGSKEVDSAVNVNDRVLVFGTVSEYEGELEVVVDSSSDVTVL
- a CDS encoding NDP-sugar synthase; protein product: MKACIMCGGEGTRLRPLTFARPKPSIPILNKPSVVHLIEHLSKEGFNDIVITLGYMAEKIEEQLGDGRIFGVHIDYVYEKEKLGTAGGVKNAEEYLRDSPFIILGGDHVLNLNLREMYRFHEMTDALVTIGLLSIDDPREFGIADMDVNNRIRRFLEKPGPGEIFSNLASTGIYVCDPEIFDWIPEGKQYDFAKDLFPDILAKKRKINGILARGRWTDVGSPQAYRQAQRWMLESLPGTTIEGHFKTLDARIKGPVSLGHNVTVGSNSAIVGPIVIGENTTIGDNVLIGPYTTIGSNCTINNDTRILSSYIFNDVSIGRNSNVSGSIIDNATTVGNNCSLENGTVIGPEVKIESDVTVHSNVRIWPKLSISEGTKVKEDMLGK
- a CDS encoding peptidylprolyl isomerase encodes the protein MLLTSGCTDSDSSRAVQAGDTISVNYTGMLEDGTVFDTSEMDIAEANGIYNPLRGYEPLTFVAGAGQMIDGFDEAVIGMQVGEKKTITLPPEKAYGDVRGDAIINFSVDDFAAANMTPVMGQKITSQGYQGTIVNITDANVTVDFNHHLAGKTLIFDIELVSIEDPQNT
- a CDS encoding flippase-like domain-containing protein; protein product: MNKIEKWIIISLLISLVSGLIVIAFTFDSDTLAAVMQIKPSYILAAACVHILSYVVWGMRTRSLCKALGFDVSYIRACEIVTSSTLAASITPSSLGGEPLRIHLLHEENIPLGRATAVVFGERVLDGILILALAPFSIYIIRGILDDSVFDAMFIFAEIMLMFILFLTLYAVWKPEPTKKVVFFLVNKLAPFLGKRTDAAIDKIMKKVDTELDHFHDSISILLNEGRRGLALGIFLTVAFWFVDFSMLYVILLGLNQHPDPLLVFASQVIIMILLLIPATPGASGVAEFAGTTAFSLFIPSSLLGIVVIAWRAFTFYMNVFVGGFVSFKILKDADFIKNFLK
- a CDS encoding 3-isopropylmalate dehydratase large subunit, giving the protein MSTISEKIFSRASGKNAKANYFVIADVDYAMAHDGTSVLAVKSFKEMEQEKVWNPDKIIIPFDHLTPANTDVTAALHHEIREWIKEQKISNFYDVGEGICHQLLPENGFALPGKLVVGADSHSCTYGAFGAFGTGVGATDMSEIFASGKLWFKVPESIKITADGTFKDGVYAKDLILKTIGTLGVAGATYKAAEFYGTAIDSMSMSGRMTLSNMAIEMGGKAGIVPPDKTTFDFLEGIAAEEYEPVYADEDAVYSSEYTFDVNELEPQIACPHQVDNVHDISDIKPTKLDQAFIGTCTNGRLEDLEVAASILKGEKVAIRTLIIPASRNVMIEAVRKGIIETLLEAGAVIGSPGCGPCLGGHMGVIGKGETCISTANRNFKGRMGVGGFIYLASPATAAASALTGEITDPREI